A genomic region of Camelina sativa cultivar DH55 unplaced genomic scaffold, Cs unpScaffold00485, whole genome shotgun sequence contains the following coding sequences:
- the LOC104773192 gene encoding uncharacterized protein LOC104773192, producing the protein MIRHCALLEFPVVGDSLSRRGWRDKKPIRCLLDRALANEKLNDLFSNSFTEYLTMIASDHKPVLASLEDKIRRGRSCFRFDRRWLDKEGLFDTISAGWDSGVAASTSNFMDKIINCCHAISQWRKAQVPYGRETIEDLKTHLSAAQEDDTASVEVILELTWKLREAYRDEEIYWYQKSRSRWMRFGDQNTSYFHAQTKQRRAKNHIVGLHDETDQWVTEETRVQRIAASYFQGLFTSTDPTDFEEPLGEICMSITTDMNDSLT; encoded by the coding sequence ATGATTAGGCATTGTGCTTTATTGGAGTTTCCTGTGGTTGGGGATAGCCTATCTAGGCGTGGGTGGCGAGACAAGAAGCCAATTCGTTGTCTTCTTGATCGCGCtctagccaatgagaagctcaATGATCTTTTTAGTAATTCTTTCACGGAGTATCTTACGATGATAGCATCGGACCATAAACCGGTTTTAGCCTCTCTTGAGGATAAAATCCGACGTGGTAGGAGTTGTTTTCGTTTCGATAGAAGGTGGCTGGATAAAGAGGGTTTATTTGACACCATCTCAGCAGGTTGGGATTCTGGGGTAGCGGCGTCCACTAGCAATTTCATGGATAAGATTATTAATTGTTGCCACGCAATCTCTCAATGGCGAAAAGCACAGGTTCCATATGGTCGAGAGACGATTGAGGATTTGAAGACCCATTTATCGGCAGCCCAAGAGGATGATACTGCTTCAGTTGAGGTTATTTTGGAACTAACTTGGAAACTACGTGAGGCTTACCGAGACGAAGAGATATACTGGTATCAGAAAAGTAGAAGCCGTTGGATGCGATTTGGGGATCAAAATACTAGTTATTTTCACGCTCAAACAAAGCAACGAAGGGCGAAGAATCACATCGTGGGACTCCATGATGAAACAGACCAATGGGTTACAGAGGAAACTAGAGTTCAGCGCATAGCTGCCTCTTATTTCCAAGGGTTATTCACATCCACGGATCCCACAGATTTTGAGGAACCACTGGGCGAAATTTGTATGTCCATTACGACTGATATGAATGATTCTTTGACATGA